A genome region from Nocardiopsis exhalans includes the following:
- a CDS encoding sodium-translocating pyrophosphatase: MALALEGKDLTLVIVVMVVALLALAVAGMLVREVLAAGQGTERMRNIAVAVQEGAAAYLKRQFRTLAVFVVAIPLLLLLLPADSWAIAIGRSLFFALGALLSAATGFIGMWLAVRGNVRVAAAARGGGESDNHRAMRIAFRTGGVAGMITVGLGLFGAALVVVLYRGDAPIVLEGFGFGAALLAMFMRVGGGIFTKAADVGADLVGKVEQGIPEDDPRNAATIADNVGDNVGDCAGMAADLFESYAVVLVASLILGRVAFGTEGLVFPLLVPMIGVITAIIGIFIVAPKAKDKTAMTAINRGFFISAAISAVLVTATAFWYLPSSFEEMNGVSESVMAEIAEAGTNPDPRFIAVAAVLIGLVLAAAIQLLTGYFTETDKRPVKDIGESSQTGAATVILSGISVGLESAVYSALLIAGAVYAAFLLGGGSITLSLFAVALAGTGLLTTVGIIVAMDTFGPVSDNAQGIAEMSGDVEGKGAEILTGLDAVGNTTKAITKGIAIATAVLAATALFGAFRTSVQEQLSLAGLDPDSFSLSLDQPDVLVGVIIGASVVFFFSGLAIMAVGRAAQRVVLEVRNQFRTRPGIMDGTEKPEYARVVDICTKDSLRELVTPGLLAVLAPIAVGFAFGYAPLGAFLGGAIAAGVLMAVFLSNSGGAWDNAKKLVEDGHHGGKGSAAHEATIIGDTVGDPFKDTAGPAINPLLKVMNLVALIVAPSVVLYADNTALRVGVTVVAVGVLVGAILWSKNRGAGTETDLAEISGASAPKDAPESGDGGAVTEGDDTEVTGDGTETGPENKDGDRREEARAGDAGKG; encoded by the coding sequence ATGGCTCTAGCGCTGGAGGGGAAGGACCTCACCCTCGTCATCGTCGTGATGGTGGTCGCGCTGCTCGCGCTCGCCGTCGCGGGGATGCTGGTTCGTGAGGTCCTCGCCGCCGGTCAGGGCACCGAGCGAATGCGCAACATCGCGGTCGCGGTCCAGGAAGGAGCCGCGGCCTACCTGAAACGGCAGTTCCGAACCCTCGCGGTGTTCGTCGTCGCCATCCCCCTTCTACTACTCCTGCTGCCCGCGGACAGCTGGGCGATCGCCATCGGGCGGTCGCTCTTCTTCGCCCTCGGCGCGCTGCTCTCCGCCGCGACGGGGTTCATCGGTATGTGGCTCGCGGTCCGCGGCAACGTCCGGGTCGCCGCGGCCGCGCGGGGCGGCGGTGAGAGCGACAACCACCGCGCCATGCGGATCGCCTTCCGCACCGGCGGCGTCGCGGGCATGATCACCGTCGGCCTCGGCCTGTTCGGTGCCGCGCTCGTCGTCGTCCTCTACCGGGGCGACGCCCCCATCGTCCTCGAGGGCTTCGGCTTCGGCGCCGCGCTCCTGGCGATGTTCATGCGTGTGGGCGGCGGCATCTTCACCAAGGCCGCCGACGTCGGCGCCGACCTCGTCGGCAAGGTCGAACAGGGCATTCCCGAGGACGACCCGCGCAACGCCGCCACCATCGCGGACAACGTCGGCGACAACGTCGGCGACTGCGCGGGCATGGCCGCCGACCTCTTCGAGTCCTACGCCGTGGTCCTCGTCGCCTCGCTCATCCTCGGCCGGGTCGCGTTCGGCACCGAGGGCCTGGTCTTCCCGCTGCTGGTCCCGATGATCGGTGTCATCACCGCCATCATCGGCATCTTCATCGTGGCGCCCAAGGCCAAGGACAAGACCGCGATGACCGCGATCAACCGCGGCTTCTTCATCTCCGCCGCGATCTCCGCCGTCCTGGTCACCGCCACCGCCTTCTGGTACCTGCCCAGCAGCTTCGAGGAGATGAACGGGGTCAGCGAGAGCGTCATGGCCGAGATCGCCGAAGCGGGCACCAACCCCGACCCGAGGTTCATCGCGGTCGCCGCGGTCCTCATCGGTCTGGTGCTCGCCGCCGCCATCCAGCTGCTCACCGGCTACTTCACCGAGACCGACAAGCGCCCGGTCAAGGACATCGGCGAGAGCTCCCAGACCGGCGCGGCCACCGTCATCCTGTCCGGCATCTCCGTCGGCCTGGAGTCGGCGGTCTACTCGGCCCTGCTCATCGCGGGCGCCGTGTACGCGGCGTTCCTCCTGGGCGGCGGATCCATCACCCTCAGCCTGTTCGCCGTGGCCCTCGCCGGAACCGGCCTGCTCACCACCGTCGGCATCATCGTCGCGATGGACACCTTCGGTCCGGTCTCCGACAACGCCCAGGGCATCGCCGAGATGTCCGGGGACGTCGAGGGCAAGGGAGCCGAGATCCTCACCGGTCTCGACGCCGTCGGCAACACCACCAAGGCGATCACCAAGGGCATCGCGATCGCCACCGCGGTCCTGGCCGCCACCGCCCTGTTCGGCGCGTTCCGTACCTCGGTACAGGAACAGCTCAGCCTCGCCGGGCTCGACCCCGACTCCTTCTCCCTCTCCCTGGACCAGCCCGACGTGCTCGTCGGCGTCATCATCGGTGCCAGCGTCGTGTTCTTCTTCTCCGGCCTGGCGATCATGGCGGTGGGCCGCGCCGCCCAGCGCGTGGTCCTGGAGGTGCGCAACCAGTTCCGCACCCGCCCGGGGATCATGGACGGCACGGAGAAGCCGGAGTACGCGCGGGTGGTCGACATCTGCACCAAGGATTCGCTGCGCGAGCTGGTCACCCCCGGTCTCCTCGCGGTCCTGGCCCCCATCGCGGTCGGGTTCGCCTTCGGGTACGCCCCGCTCGGTGCGTTCCTCGGCGGTGCCATCGCCGCCGGTGTGCTCATGGCGGTGTTCCTGTCCAACTCCGGCGGCGCCTGGGACAACGCCAAGAAGCTGGTGGAGGACGGTCACCACGGCGGCAAGGGTTCCGCCGCCCACGAGGCCACGATCATCGGCGACACCGTTGGCGACCCCTTCAAGGACACCGCGGGCCCGGCCATCAACCCGCTGCTCAAGGTGATGAACCTCGTCGCCCTGATCGTCGCGCCCAGCGTGGTGCTCTACGCGGACAACACCGCTCTGCGGGTCGGCGTGACCGTGGTCGCGGTCGGTGTGCTGGTCGGCGCCATCCTCTGGTCCAAGAACCGGGGCGCGGGTACCGAGACCGACCTCGCCGAGATCAGTGGTGCCTCCGCGCCCAAGGACGCCCCCGAATCGGGTGACGGTGGCGCCGTCACCGAAGGGGACGACACCGAGGTCACCGGGGACGGCACCGAGACCGGTCCGGAGAACAAGGACGGCGACCGTAGGGAGGAAGCCCGCGCGGGGGATGCCGGCAAGGGCTGA
- a CDS encoding SixA phosphatase family protein encodes MNRTLLLMRHAKAEDSYEVTDYDRALTTKGWGQAERVGQLLAERGYTPDHVICSAAKRTRQTLEGVLSAMELSGGLSFRPETDYAEAAYLAGADELLGLVNLVDADVSTVLVVGHNPTIAQMAASFVGSEALVAYSPATVAAVDLEVEWLYAAPGTGAGSILN; translated from the coding sequence ATGAACCGGACGCTCCTGCTGATGCGCCACGCCAAGGCCGAGGACAGTTATGAGGTCACGGACTACGACCGCGCCCTCACCACGAAGGGGTGGGGCCAAGCCGAACGCGTCGGCCAGCTGCTCGCCGAGCGGGGGTACACCCCGGACCACGTGATCTGCTCCGCGGCCAAGCGGACCCGTCAGACCCTGGAGGGGGTCCTGAGCGCCATGGAACTCTCCGGGGGGCTCTCCTTCCGGCCGGAGACCGACTACGCCGAGGCCGCCTATCTCGCGGGAGCGGACGAACTCCTGGGACTGGTCAACCTGGTCGACGCTGACGTGAGCACGGTCCTGGTGGTCGGCCACAACCCGACCATCGCCCAGATGGCCGCTTCCTTCGTGGGCAGTGAGGCCCTGGTGGCCTACTCCCCGGCGACCGTGGCCGCCGTGGATCTCGAGGTCGAGTGGCTGTACGCCGCCCCTGGGACCGGTGCCGGCAGCATCCTGAACTGA
- a CDS encoding DUF309 domain-containing protein: MSTGPRPGSEGVRDRNETGQAQNQRPRDRYGRPMPHGSVGEVDRVPDDAVFTVEEGIAEAQRLLDGGFAFTAHEVLEAVWKSVDEPERELWRGLAQTAVGVTHAQRGNRVGAARLLRRGADRVEPFGPDAPHGVDVAGVAAFARALADDLDSGRATSGDGIDPSGMRLRQA, from the coding sequence ATGAGCACGGGACCTCGACCAGGGTCGGAGGGAGTCCGCGATCGCAACGAGACCGGGCAGGCACAGAACCAGCGACCGCGGGACCGTTACGGTCGCCCGATGCCGCACGGCAGCGTCGGCGAGGTGGACCGGGTGCCCGACGACGCCGTGTTCACCGTGGAGGAGGGCATCGCCGAGGCGCAGCGCCTGCTCGACGGCGGGTTCGCCTTCACCGCCCACGAAGTACTCGAAGCGGTGTGGAAGTCCGTGGACGAGCCGGAACGTGAACTGTGGCGGGGGCTCGCACAGACCGCCGTGGGTGTCACGCACGCCCAGCGCGGCAACCGGGTCGGCGCGGCCCGCCTGCTCCGGCGCGGTGCGGACCGGGTGGAGCCCTTCGGCCCCGATGCTCCGCACGGGGTGGACGTGGCCGGTGTGGCGGCGTTCGCCCGGGCCCTGGCCGACGACCTCGATTCCGGCCGCGCGACCTCCGGCGACGGCATCGACCCCTCGGGGATGCGCCTGCGCCAGGCGTAG
- the acs gene encoding acetate--CoA ligase translates to MADSTPPSQETLSNLLHETRSFPPPADLAANANVKADAYDTAAQDRLGFWEEQARRLQWEQPWDTVLDWNPPYAKWFVGGKLNASVNCVDRHVEAGIGDRVALQWEGEPGDSRAITYAELKDQVSQAANALTSLGVAKGDRVAIYMPMIPETVVAMLACARIGAVHMVVFGGFSVDALGQRLDDSQAKLVITADGGYRRGKPSALKPAVDGAVAGRPAVENVLVVRRTGQDVEWNERDVWWHDVVDSASTEHTPEAHDAEDPLYIMYTSGTTAKPKGILHTTGGYLTQASYTHWAVFDLKPETDVYWCAADIGWVTGHSYIVYGPLSNAATVVMYEGTPDTPHKGRFWELIEKYKVTIAYMAPTAIRTFMKWGDEIPAKYDLSSLRVIGSVGEPINPEAYMWYRENIGGGNTPVVDTWWQTETGAIMVSPLPGVTSGKPGAAMRAIPGVAADVVDEEGNSVPDGDGGFIVIREPWPSMLRGIWGDDQRYKDTYWSRFEGLYFPGDGAKKDEDGDLWLLGRVDDVMLVSGHNISTTEVESALVSHPKVAEAAVVGAADKVTGQAIVAFVILRGGLEEVPEDLVQELRNHVGTSLGPIAKPARLLAVPELPKTRSGKIMRRLLRDIAENRDIGDTSTLTDSSIMDVIAKQLPSAKQGD, encoded by the coding sequence GTGGCCGACAGCACTCCCCCGAGCCAGGAGACACTGTCCAACCTTCTCCACGAGACCCGCAGCTTCCCGCCGCCCGCGGACCTCGCAGCGAACGCCAACGTCAAGGCGGACGCCTATGACACCGCGGCGCAGGACCGCCTCGGCTTCTGGGAGGAGCAGGCCCGGAGGCTCCAGTGGGAGCAGCCCTGGGACACGGTCCTGGACTGGAACCCGCCCTACGCCAAGTGGTTCGTCGGCGGCAAGCTGAACGCCTCCGTCAACTGCGTGGACCGGCACGTCGAAGCGGGCATCGGCGACCGCGTCGCCCTCCAGTGGGAGGGAGAGCCCGGCGACAGCCGCGCCATCACCTACGCCGAGCTCAAGGACCAGGTCTCCCAGGCGGCCAACGCCCTCACCTCGCTGGGCGTGGCCAAGGGCGACCGCGTCGCCATCTACATGCCGATGATCCCCGAGACCGTCGTCGCCATGCTCGCCTGCGCTCGCATCGGCGCCGTGCACATGGTCGTCTTCGGCGGCTTCTCCGTGGACGCCCTCGGCCAGCGCCTGGACGACAGCCAGGCCAAGCTCGTCATCACCGCGGACGGCGGCTACCGGCGCGGCAAGCCCAGCGCCCTCAAGCCCGCCGTCGACGGCGCCGTCGCGGGCCGCCCCGCGGTCGAGAACGTCCTCGTCGTCCGCCGCACCGGCCAGGACGTCGAGTGGAACGAGCGCGACGTGTGGTGGCACGACGTCGTCGACTCCGCCAGTACCGAGCACACCCCCGAGGCCCACGACGCCGAGGACCCGCTGTACATCATGTACACCAGCGGCACCACGGCCAAGCCCAAGGGCATCCTGCACACCACCGGCGGCTACCTCACGCAGGCCTCCTACACCCACTGGGCGGTCTTCGACCTCAAGCCGGAGACCGACGTCTACTGGTGCGCCGCCGACATCGGCTGGGTGACCGGCCACTCCTACATCGTCTACGGCCCGCTCTCCAACGCGGCGACCGTCGTCATGTACGAGGGCACCCCGGACACCCCGCACAAGGGCCGCTTCTGGGAGCTCATCGAGAAGTACAAGGTCACCATCGCCTACATGGCGCCCACGGCGATCCGCACCTTCATGAAGTGGGGCGACGAGATCCCCGCCAAGTACGACCTCTCGAGCCTGCGTGTCATCGGCTCGGTCGGTGAGCCGATCAACCCCGAGGCCTACATGTGGTACCGGGAGAACATCGGCGGTGGGAACACACCGGTCGTGGACACCTGGTGGCAGACCGAGACCGGCGCGATCATGGTCAGCCCCCTGCCGGGCGTCACCTCGGGCAAGCCGGGCGCCGCGATGCGCGCCATCCCGGGGGTGGCCGCCGACGTGGTGGACGAGGAAGGCAACTCCGTCCCCGACGGCGATGGCGGCTTCATCGTCATCCGCGAGCCGTGGCCGTCCATGCTCCGCGGCATCTGGGGCGACGACCAGCGCTACAAGGACACCTACTGGTCGCGTTTCGAGGGCCTGTACTTCCCGGGCGACGGCGCCAAGAAGGACGAGGACGGCGACCTGTGGCTGCTCGGCCGCGTGGACGACGTCATGCTCGTCTCCGGCCACAACATCTCCACCACCGAGGTGGAGTCCGCGCTGGTCTCCCACCCGAAGGTCGCCGAGGCCGCGGTCGTGGGCGCCGCCGACAAGGTGACCGGCCAGGCCATCGTCGCCTTCGTCATCCTGCGCGGCGGCCTGGAGGAGGTCCCCGAGGACCTGGTCCAGGAACTGCGCAACCACGTCGGCACCTCGCTCGGCCCGATCGCCAAGCCCGCCCGGCTCCTCGCCGTTCCCGAGCTGCCCAAGACCCGCTCCGGCAAGATCATGCGCCGACTGCTGCGCGACATCGCCGAGAACCGGGACATCGGTGACACCTCGACCCTCACCGACTCCTCGATCATGGACGTGATCGCCAAGCAGCTGCCCTCCGCCAAGCAGGGTGACTGA
- a CDS encoding alpha/beta fold hydrolase, with translation MLDDSAAYVDGPWTHRTVSAAGARFHVAELGEGPLVLLLHGFPQFWWAWRDQLPALAEAGYRAVAVDLRGYGASDKTPRGYDLVGLAQDMASLVRALGAADAAVVGHGVGGLVGWTMTAYHPGAVRALAAISAPHPRRAARVLFSGGPGTRHMLRAQLPILPEHRLLADGCVRVGELLDEWSAPGWPDREARERYRLAFSIPKVSHCSLEYHRWIFRSRWRTDGLRYVNRMRLPVRVPVLQLHGALDPVCPPDTARSSRKHVLGPFVWVRVPGAGHFPHEERPREVERALVGWLREIDGQRPAADDSRQR, from the coding sequence GTGCTGGACGACTCGGCCGCCTACGTCGACGGTCCCTGGACCCACCGAACGGTCAGCGCCGCCGGTGCCCGGTTCCACGTGGCCGAACTCGGCGAGGGCCCACTCGTCCTCCTCCTGCACGGGTTCCCCCAGTTCTGGTGGGCCTGGCGCGACCAGCTGCCCGCACTGGCCGAGGCGGGGTACCGGGCCGTCGCGGTCGACCTGCGCGGCTACGGGGCCAGCGACAAGACACCGCGCGGCTACGACCTCGTGGGGCTGGCCCAGGACATGGCGAGCCTGGTCCGCGCGCTCGGCGCGGCCGACGCCGCGGTGGTCGGCCACGGAGTCGGCGGGCTCGTCGGATGGACCATGACCGCCTACCACCCCGGTGCCGTCCGCGCCCTGGCCGCGATCTCGGCCCCCCATCCCCGGCGCGCGGCGCGCGTCCTGTTCTCCGGCGGGCCGGGCACCCGGCACATGCTCCGCGCCCAGCTGCCGATCCTGCCCGAACACCGCCTCCTCGCCGACGGCTGCGTGCGCGTGGGCGAGCTCCTCGACGAGTGGTCCGCCCCGGGTTGGCCGGACCGGGAGGCGCGGGAGCGCTACCGGCTCGCGTTCTCGATCCCCAAGGTCTCGCACTGCTCCCTGGAGTACCACCGCTGGATCTTCCGGTCGCGGTGGCGCACGGACGGGCTCAGGTACGTCAACCGGATGCGGCTCCCGGTCCGGGTCCCCGTCCTCCAACTGCACGGGGCCCTGGACCCCGTGTGCCCGCCGGATACCGCGCGCTCCTCCCGCAAGCATGTTCTCGGCCCCTTCGTTTGGGTGCGGGTGCCGGGTGCCGGGCACTTTCCCCACGAGGAGCGCCCGCGCGAGGTGGAGCGGGCTCTCGTAGGGTGGTTGCGGGAGATCGACGGCCAACGACCGGCAGCGGACGACAGCCGACAGCGGTGA
- a CDS encoding oxidoreductase, which translates to MSESTSASVPDPLSRIAELPGVSDAVEETRTLVDRLLGHRILRRRSSDVSMESSLRGACASAALEGAEVSMDEIRDGHVYDTRIKGALRIGGELGTLVETWPQAPRQALARLHTLAAADAVSEEALGRPRLEGERIEDPLELGPAPSAAGAAARLEGLYTLLGSRTKVPALVTSALVHGELMAIRPFGWGDGLVARAAERLTLVERGLDPKSLVTSELGHQTLKDEYGPALRGYMAGTPEGVAEWVVYCCRAVRAGAQDSLATCEALKRG; encoded by the coding sequence GTGAGCGAATCGACTTCTGCCTCCGTGCCCGACCCGCTGTCCCGAATCGCCGAACTGCCGGGGGTGAGCGACGCGGTCGAAGAGACGCGGACCCTGGTCGACCGGCTGCTGGGACACCGCATCCTGCGCCGCCGGAGCAGCGACGTGTCCATGGAGTCCTCCCTGCGCGGCGCGTGTGCGTCGGCCGCGCTGGAGGGCGCCGAGGTCTCGATGGACGAGATCCGGGACGGCCACGTGTACGACACCCGGATCAAGGGTGCGCTGCGGATCGGCGGTGAGCTGGGCACCCTGGTGGAGACCTGGCCCCAGGCGCCCCGCCAGGCGTTGGCACGGCTGCACACGCTGGCCGCGGCCGACGCCGTGTCCGAGGAGGCGCTGGGCCGCCCCCGGCTGGAGGGTGAGCGGATCGAGGACCCCCTCGAACTCGGCCCGGCGCCGAGCGCCGCCGGTGCCGCCGCCCGCCTGGAGGGCCTGTACACGCTGCTGGGCTCGCGGACGAAGGTGCCCGCACTGGTGACCTCCGCGCTGGTGCACGGCGAGCTGATGGCGATCCGGCCGTTCGGCTGGGGGGACGGTCTGGTGGCGCGCGCCGCCGAGCGGCTCACTCTCGTCGAGCGGGGCCTGGACCCCAAGTCGCTGGTCACGTCCGAGCTCGGACACCAGACCCTGAAGGACGAGTACGGTCCGGCTCTGCGCGGATACATGGCTGGCACCCCCGAGGGCGTCGCTGAGTGGGTCGTGTACTGCTGCCGTGCGGTGCGGGCCGGCGCACAGGACTCGCTGGCCACGTGTGAGGCGCTCAAGCGCGGCTGA
- a CDS encoding phage holin family protein, translated as MVDKPGAGQPGAASDSDRSIGELVSDATDNLSRIVRLEIKLAKLEAKADAVKIGKSLGEFGAAAFVLHLVLILFSVTVGLFLAEVAGWAFWLSFLTVTGFYLLIAALLILVAVINLKRRQGLARTAVTTSRLMGILRGEIRPPRSADVETAADSEPPAPAGR; from the coding sequence ATGGTGGACAAGCCGGGTGCCGGCCAACCTGGCGCTGCCAGCGACTCCGATCGCTCCATCGGTGAGTTGGTCTCCGACGCCACCGACAATCTCTCCCGCATCGTGCGGCTCGAGATCAAGCTCGCCAAGCTCGAAGCCAAGGCCGACGCGGTCAAGATCGGCAAGAGCCTCGGGGAGTTCGGGGCCGCAGCCTTCGTCCTCCACCTGGTCCTGATCCTGTTCTCGGTCACCGTGGGCCTCTTCCTCGCCGAAGTGGCAGGGTGGGCCTTCTGGCTCTCCTTCCTGACCGTCACCGGCTTCTACCTGCTGATCGCCGCCCTCCTCATCCTGGTCGCGGTGATCAACCTGAAACGCCGCCAGGGCCTGGCCCGCACCGCGGTCACCACCTCGCGCCTCATGGGGATCCTGCGCGGTGAGATCCGACCGCCCCGCAGCGCTGACGTCGAGACCGCCGCGGACAGCGAGCCCCCCGCTCCCGCCGGCCGTTAG